A part of Oncorhynchus masou masou isolate Uvic2021 chromosome 21, UVic_Omas_1.1, whole genome shotgun sequence genomic DNA contains:
- the LOC135507608 gene encoding gastrula zinc finger protein xFG20-1-like isoform X3, whose translation MANCMVFHTQIASIMEILANSAVAEICKLVDDDYAVFRLEITQSQKENRALRRKLQLVELKVARERVLASRPNSVKILERYKGMTRGEGHLTGSHRSFVKPAWRDDQPVAPHEGSGTSTQQVIVIESADAEAACPGVKQETFEGEEDPRHSRDIQTGSPPIATEDTATAAMPQAKTQNSITEVSGAPNAVIKSETDTETLTVKHRLLHTGSDHRSDPERLVLRRLVCPPAPVSEYLPVFHQSQRTVNSRGDGDTLDTGVDDLSCSYATEMDPGNMPFGLETQTDLSQGDWNQYSSSVYAKACLDKKGEVVVVDEVKVEGDAPPTWNADCHQVEGQSQGRVFLDYRGSLETNTNVVTHSPVHMFRDCDPVSTSMASSDSHGRVLFDQVLNSNDEAPGGGATSGNSKEKRFLCMFCNKGFSCPQKVEVHQRVHTGVKPFSCTQCDMRFAQAGNLKRHQRVHTGEKPFSCPQCEKRFSRQHQLKMHLKVHTGERLFPCTHCGKRFSERSYLRIHQQKNHSTP comes from the exons atggctaactgtatggtgtttcacactcaaatagcctccatcatgGAGATTCTAGCGAATTCAGCTGTGGCAGAGATTtgtaaactcgtagacgacgactatgcagtgtttcgtttggaaataactcaaagccagaaagaaaacagggcATTGCGGAGGAAACTACAGCTAGTGGAACTGAAGGTGGCACGGGAGCGCGTCCTCGCAAGTCGTCCCAATAGTGTCAAGATTCTCGAACGATACAAAGGAATGACAAGAG GTGAAGGACATCTCACTGGAAGCCACAGGAGCTTTGTGAAACCAGCGTGGAGAGATGACCAACCCGTAGCTCCACATGAGGGGAGTGGAACCTCAACTCAGCAGGTTATCGTGATAGAG TCTGCAGATGCAGAGGCTGCATGTCCTGGGGTTAAGCAGGAGACgtttgaaggagaggaggacccacGGCACAGCAGAGACATCCAGACTGGATCGCCCCCTATAGCCACAGAGGACACCGCAACTGCCGCCATGCCCCAGGCCAAGACTCAAAACAGCATCACGGAGGTCAGTGGAGCGCCGAACGCCGTCATCAAGTCAGAGACCGACACAGAGACTTTAACTGTAAAACACAGGCTCTTACATACAGGATCTGACCACAGATCAGACCCTGAGAGACTGGTGCTGAGAAGACTGGTCTGTCCTCCTGCTCCTGTCTCGGAATACTTACCGGTATTTCACCAGAGCCAGAGGACAGTTAATTCCCGTGGAGATGGTGACACGTTAGACACTGGTGTTGATGATCTGTCTTGTTCTTACGCTACAGAGATGGACCCTGGCAACATGCCCTTTGGTTTAGAGACACAGACTGATCTGTCTCAAGGTGACTGGAaccagtacagtagtagtgtatacgCCAAAGCATGTCTAGATAAGAAAGGGGAGGTTGTAGTGGTAGATGAGGTGAAAGTGGAGGGCGATGCTCCTCCCACATGGAATGCAGATTGTCACCAAGTGGAAGGACAATCACAGGGCAGAGTTTTCTTAGATTACAGGGGAAGCTTAGAGACAAATACAAATGTTGTGACCCACTCCCCTGTACACATGTTCAGGGATTGCGACCCAGTGTCAACGTCGATGGCATCTTCTGATTCACATGGCCGTGTACTTTTTGATCAGGTATTGAATTCAAACGATGAGGCTCCGGGAGGAGGAGCCACATCAGGCAATAGTAAAGAGAAAcggttcctctgcatgttctgtaacaaaggcttcagctGCCCCCAGAAGGTTGAGgtccaccagagggtccacacaggggtgaaacccttcagctgtacccaATGTGATATGCGCTTCGCCCAGGCTGgcaacctgaagaggcaccagagggtccacacaggggagaaacccttcaGCTGCCCCCAGTGTGAGAAAAGGTTCTCCCGCCAGCACCAGctgaagatgcacctgaaggtccacacggGAGAGAGGCTGTTTCCCTGTACTCACTGCgggaagaggttctcagagaggagctacctcaggatacaccagcagaaaaaccATTCCACTCCATAA